AATATCGTTGGGTTGGGTTACGTAGATAAGACAATGGCCAATCTTCTCTTCCGACGTGATCCGATGTCCCGGCGTTCTGTGCTTCGGGGCATGGGAGCGACGATTGCTTTGCCGTTTTTGAATGCGATGGCTCCAACGGCAAGAGCGGCGCAATCCCAGGCGCAGGCTTTTCCGGTGCGGATGGGGGTGGTGTTTATGCCGAATGGGGTGCATCCACAGAGATGGACACCAGAGGGTGCAGGGCATGATTTTAAGCTGTCACCAATTTTGCAGCCTTTGGAGAAACATCGCGGTGACATCAATGTGCTGACGAACCTGGGGCATCACAACTGCCGCGAAGGTGACGGGCATTATGCGAAGACGGCCAACTGGTTGACGGGAACGCCGATTGCGAAAACGACGGGCAAGGATCTGCGTTGCGGGGTGAGCATGGACCAGTTTTTTGCCCGCGAGATGGGGCATCATACGAGATTCCCTTCGCTGGAGATGGGCACGGAGCCGGTGATGACCGGGGTGGATTTTAACGTGAACTATACGATGTTGTATGGTTCGCATATTTCGTGGAGAACGCCGACGACGCCGTTGCCGCCGGAGATCAATCCGCGATTTGTTTTCGACCGTTTGTTCCGTGAAAACGCGGATCAGCGCAAGGCATCAGCGATGGAGAACAAGAGTGTCCTTGATTTGGTGTTGTCGGATGCGAAGTCGTTGCGCGGTCGGGTGGGGCAGGAAGATCAACAGCGGTTGGACGAGTATTTGGAGAGCATTCGCAGTGTCGAGCAACGCATTGAGGCGGACATCGCGCGGGTGGCGAAGGGGGACAATCTTGATCCCTTGGCGCAGGAAGAATTGGCGCGTTTGGACAAGCGGATTGCTGCAGCGATGAAAGACAAAAGTGATCCCGGTGGTCGGCTGCGGTTGGATCATACGGAGCATTCGCGACTGATGCTTGATCTGATGACGCTGGCTTTCTGGAGCGACAGCACGCGGGTGAGCAGCTTCATGTTTGGTTGGGCGGTGAGCAGCAAAAGTTTTACGTTTTTGCCGGGGGTGAATCATAGTCACCATGAAAACTCCCATCACGAAAATCATGCGGACAAGCTGGAGCAGTATCAAAAGATCTGCACCTGGCATGTGGAGCAGTTCAGTTATTTGATGGATCGGATGAAGTCGATCAAGGAAGGCGAAGGAACCTTGCTGGACAACACGATGTTATTGTTTGGGTCAAGCATGCGGGATGGCAATGCACATGATCCGCGCAACCTTCCGCTGGTCCTCGCCGGTGGTGGGAACGCGGGGGTGAAAACGGGTCAGCATCTGGTGGCCGAGAAAGACACGCCGATGTGCAATTTGTTCCTCAGCATGCTGCAGGGAGCAGGGATGAACGTGAAGGAATTCGGCGACAGCGCCGGGGTGTTGAAGGGTTTGACTGCTTAAGGTCAGCGAGGTGCCTTAGAGCATCTCGCTCAGCGTCTGACTGTTGATGTCGAAGAGGCGTTGGTGGGTGCGAAGGGCGGTGCGGTCGGTGAGGCTGGAGAGCCAGTCGCAAATGAGGCGGGCACGGGTGCGTTCGTCTTCGGCTTGTTCGATGGGGGCGGCGATGTCGGCAGGGAGGAGTTGCAGTTTGTGTTTGGCCGGACGCTCGATGTAGCGGTCGCGCAGGGCTTCGAAGAGACGTTCAAGAACGGTGCTGGCTTTGAAGTCGAGTTGGTGGAGCTGGGGGGTGTTGAAGACGAGTTCAACAGCGATGCGTTTGTTGAGTTTAGCGCGGGTGCGTTCGGTTTCGTCGATGACAAGCTTCCATTGGTGGCGCTGGGTGAAGCGACTGAGATGATTGTTGTCGGGAGCGAGGGTGCAGGCACGAATGTGTTGTCCAATGCAACGGCCGAGTCGGGATTCGACGCGTTGGTCACGCATGGCTTTGAGGAGGAAATCGAGGTGATCGCTTTGGATGGTGTTGAGCGATTGATTGGCTGCCCAGGCTTCGAGTTTGGGGAGGGTGATGAAGCCGGTTTGAATGGCGTCGGCGAGGTCGTTGATGGAGTAGGCGGTGTCGTCGGCCCAGTCCATGATCTGGCATTCGATGCTGCGGAATTGGTTGCGGAGTTTGCCGGGTGGCAGGTGATCGGGGAAGGGTTGATCGTGCAGGACGAAGTTGAGGATGGGGGCTTGTTCGTCGTAGAGGTAATGGTTTTCGGAGTTGGGAGTTTCGTGCTGAAGGGTTTTGTATTTGAGGATGGCATCGAGCAGGGCGCGCGTGGGATTCATGCCTGCGCCGCTTTCGGCAAAGAGGGTGTTGGTGAGGAGTCGCAGGGTTTGGGCGTTACCTTCAAAACCTCCGTAAGGTTGCATCAGTCGATGCAGCGCACGCTCGCCGGTGTGGCCAAAGGGGGGATGGCCGAGGTCGTGGGCGAGGCAGGCGGCTTCGACAAGATCGGAGTCGATGGTGATGTTCGCGTCGCTGGTTTTGCTGAGCCAGTGGACGATGGAGCGTCCGATTTGGGCGACTTCCAGGCTGTGGGTGAGGCGGGTGCGGTAGAAGTCGTATTCGCCGATGAGGAATGAATGGAAGACCTGGGTTTTCCCCTGAAGTCGGCGCAGGGCAGGACTATGCAGGATTCGGTCGCGGTCGATTTGAAAAGGGCTGCGGTGCTCGGTGCTGGTGGAGGTGGATGATTGAAAACGCGGTTCGAAGGTTTCGCTGTCGGAGCGTTGGTAGAAAGGGGGGTGGGCTGGCGCTGGAGAAGTGGATGACATGCGGAAAAGAACTCGTGGCGATGTTTTGAGGGGATGGCAAGGGGGAATCGCGTCGGCAAATGGCGGACGTGCGCGGGAGTCTCAGTATCTTTACATGTGGAAAACGTGCAATCACTTGTGAACGGTCAGGAGGTTCCTATGTTGAAGACATGAGTTCCAACACCCGGCATGAGGCATCGCTTGATCCGGCGGTGGACTGGGCCGATGGGCTGGCGGCGTTTTTGATGGAGCAGCAGGGGGTGGAGGCGGTGTTGTTGGATCGGGATGGGCGCAAAGTGAGTGTGGCGACGCTGGGGAAGGTGGATGAAGAGGTGTTGAAGGTGCGTCTGGAACGGGTGTTGCGCGAATTGGATGTGCAGTTTGGCGGGAAGCATTTACCGAGTTTCTCACTGCCGAGGTCTGGCGAAGTGGTGTTTGGGGTGCGCAAGATGCCGGGTGATGGGTTGTTGTTGGAGAAACCGAGTTGTCCGACGGCACCGAGATTGTGGAAGTGGCGGGAGTTTCAATGGCCGGAGGCGGAGAAGATTGAGGAGCAGAGTCGTGAAGAGTGGCAGACGCTGGCGATCCAGGCGGGGATTTGCGGGGTGGCGTTGGTGGCGGGATGGTTGCTACAGAAGACTTTGCCGATGGCGTGGCCTTCAGTGGTTTTGTTTGTGATCTCGCTGGTGGCCGGGGGATGGGATGCGGCGAAGGAAAGTTGGGAGAAGGTGCGCAAGGGGCAGTTGGACATCCACTTTTTGATGTTGTGTGTGGCCTTGGGGGCGATGTCGATTGGGGCGTGGACGGAGGGGGCGTTGTTGTTGTTCTTGTTTTCGACGTCAGGGGCGTTGGAGCATTATGCGTTGCATCGGACGCATCGGGAGATCAACGCGCTGACGAAGGCGGCTCCGCGTCAGGCGCGGGTGTTGCTGGCGAATGGGAGGACGGAGGAGCGGTTGGTATCGGAATTGAAGATTGGGGATCTATTGTCGTTGCGACCGGATGAGTTGTTTGCGGTGGATGGGACAGTGATGGAGGGCGAGTCGGCGGCGGATGAGTCGAACTTGACGGGCGAATCGGTGCCGGTGGGCAAGGGCAAGGGGGAGCAGGTGTATAGCGGGACATTGAACTTGTGGGGTTCGCTGACGGTGCGGGTGGACAAGTTTGCGTCGCAGAGTTCGTTGCAAAAGATCATTGCATTGATCGAGAACGCGCAGCATTTGCGGGCACCGAGCGAGCGATTTACGGACCGCTTTGGGACGCGGTATACCTGGCTGGTTTTGGGGCTGACGACGTTGATGTTTTTTGTGTGGTGGTTGGGTTTCAAGCTGCCTCCGTTTGTGAATGCGGGCGAAGTGAGTAGTGCATTTTACCGGGCGATGACGTTGCTGGTGGTGATGTCTCCCTGTGCACTGGCGTTGAGCATTCCATCGGCGATTCTGGCGGCAATTGCCTGGGGGGCGAGGCACGGAATTTTGTTCAGGGGTGGCGCGGCGATTGAAAAACTGGCGGAGGTGGATGTGGTCTGTATGGACAAAACCGGGACGCTGACGGAAGGGGAGTTGCGGGTGACGAAGGTGGAGAGTTTTCCGTCGGGTCGGGAGGTCGAGGTGGGGGAGATCGCGTTTGCGCTGGACAGTCGTTCGAATCATCCGATTTCAAGGGCGATCGGGGCTTATGGCAAGGCGCAGGAT
This is a stretch of genomic DNA from Phragmitibacter flavus. It encodes these proteins:
- a CDS encoding DUF1552 domain-containing protein; this translates as MANLLFRRDPMSRRSVLRGMGATIALPFLNAMAPTARAAQSQAQAFPVRMGVVFMPNGVHPQRWTPEGAGHDFKLSPILQPLEKHRGDINVLTNLGHHNCREGDGHYAKTANWLTGTPIAKTTGKDLRCGVSMDQFFAREMGHHTRFPSLEMGTEPVMTGVDFNVNYTMLYGSHISWRTPTTPLPPEINPRFVFDRLFRENADQRKASAMENKSVLDLVLSDAKSLRGRVGQEDQQRLDEYLESIRSVEQRIEADIARVAKGDNLDPLAQEELARLDKRIAAAMKDKSDPGGRLRLDHTEHSRLMLDLMTLAFWSDSTRVSSFMFGWAVSSKSFTFLPGVNHSHHENSHHENHADKLEQYQKICTWHVEQFSYLMDRMKSIKEGEGTLLDNTMLLFGSSMRDGNAHDPRNLPLVLAGGGNAGVKTGQHLVAEKDTPMCNLFLSMLQGAGMNVKEFGDSAGVLKGLTA
- the dgt gene encoding dGTP triphosphohydrolase, whose protein sequence is MSSTSPAPAHPPFYQRSDSETFEPRFQSSTSTSTEHRSPFQIDRDRILHSPALRRLQGKTQVFHSFLIGEYDFYRTRLTHSLEVAQIGRSIVHWLSKTSDANITIDSDLVEAACLAHDLGHPPFGHTGERALHRLMQPYGGFEGNAQTLRLLTNTLFAESGAGMNPTRALLDAILKYKTLQHETPNSENHYLYDEQAPILNFVLHDQPFPDHLPPGKLRNQFRSIECQIMDWADDTAYSINDLADAIQTGFITLPKLEAWAANQSLNTIQSDHLDFLLKAMRDQRVESRLGRCIGQHIRACTLAPDNNHLSRFTQRHQWKLVIDETERTRAKLNKRIAVELVFNTPQLHQLDFKASTVLERLFEALRDRYIERPAKHKLQLLPADIAAPIEQAEDERTRARLICDWLSSLTDRTALRTHQRLFDINSQTLSEML
- a CDS encoding heavy metal translocating P-type ATPase produces the protein MSSNTRHEASLDPAVDWADGLAAFLMEQQGVEAVLLDRDGRKVSVATLGKVDEEVLKVRLERVLRELDVQFGGKHLPSFSLPRSGEVVFGVRKMPGDGLLLEKPSCPTAPRLWKWREFQWPEAEKIEEQSREEWQTLAIQAGICGVALVAGWLLQKTLPMAWPSVVLFVISLVAGGWDAAKESWEKVRKGQLDIHFLMLCVALGAMSIGAWTEGALLLFLFSTSGALEHYALHRTHREINALTKAAPRQARVLLANGRTEERLVSELKIGDLLSLRPDELFAVDGTVMEGESAADESNLTGESVPVGKGKGEQVYSGTLNLWGSLTVRVDKFASQSSLQKIIALIENAQHLRAPSERFTDRFGTRYTWLVLGLTTLMFFVWWLGFKLPPFVNAGEVSSAFYRAMTLLVVMSPCALALSIPSAILAAIAWGARHGILFRGGAAIEKLAEVDVVCMDKTGTLTEGELRVTKVESFPSGREVEVGEIAFALDSRSNHPISRAIGAYGKAQDLNLQEVVDFQRITGAGLRGVVGGKVCYVGRRELMANGDFSKWVKELPETPLGFSEVWVLSPEVLGRILLLDTIREDSKRVLQELKAEGLRTVMLTGDRAGAAEEIARELGLDEVRAGLRPEDKVKAVEEFTKQGRKVAMVGDGVNDAPSLAAAYVSVAMGARGSDAALEQSDVVLMKDDIGRLVTARDLSLRARAVIRQNLAIALGAIAIASVASLGGWLHLTAGVIAHEGSTVVVCLNSLRLLLPLRK